CAAACTCTACCAACACCCCGCTCGAGAATTGCAACAATTGCGCACGCAACATTATGCATGGCAGGGCGTCGCCAGCTATGCGCCGCAATTACCCGTCAGTAGCGCCGAGGTCGCCTTAACTTCTCAGGGAGAGTTCCAGCTTGATATCTCTTCCGTTCTGGTGCTTTGCTGGGATGGCGAACGTCTGATCCTGAGCCGACGTAACCGGCGCACCGGCGAACCGGAACATCGCTACTGGCGCGGAGAATTACGCCAACTGCACATCTTGTTCGATCGGTCGAGCGTCGAGATTTTTATCAATGATGGCGCGGCAGTGATGTCCGCCAGCTGTTTTCATGACGGCGAGGCAACGCTCTCATTCAGCGGTCCGGGGCGATTAACATTGCAGCACTGGCTGTTAGCGCCATGCATGATAGAATGACATCCCTTTTCTCTAACGGCAGAAAGCTCAAGCGGTGAAACAAACTAAACGCGTAACAATCAGCGATATCGCCATGCTCGCAGGCGTCTCAAAATCCACGGCCAGCGTGGTGCTTAACGGTCGCAGTAAAGAATTTCGCGTTTCCGATGTCACCCGCGATCGCATTCTGTCCATCGCCCACGAACAGCGCTATCAGCCCAGTATTCACGCGCGTTCACTACGTTCGTCCCGCAGTAATACGCTGGGCCTGGTCGTACCTGAAATGACCAACTATGGTTTTGCCGTTATCTCGCGCGATCTGGAAATGCTGTGCCGTGAAGCGGGGTTGCAGCTTCTTATCGCCTGTACGGATGAGAATCCCGGTCAGGAGATGATGGCGGTCAACAGTTTGGTGCAGCGTCAGGTTGACGGGATCATTGTCGCGTCCAGCATGCTCAACGACATCGAATATCAGAAAATCAATCAGCAATTGCCCGTCGTGCAATTTGACCGGGTGATCGGTGAATCTGAATTACCGCTGGTAATAACCGAATCGGTCGAATCGACCGCCGAACTGGTCGAACGCGTCGCTCGCCGGCACAGTGACGAATTCTATTTTATTGGCGGCCAATCGCGTATTTCCCCTACCCGCGATCGTCTGGCCGGTTTCCAGTTAGGATTACAGCGAGCGGGTATCGAGTGTCGTCCTGAATGGATCATTCATGGTAATTATCATCCCAGCTCAGGCTATGAAATGTTCGCTCAGCTCTGCGCCGAGTTAGGGCGTCCGCCCAAAGCGCTCTTTACCGCTGCCTGCGGTCTGTTGGAAGGGGTGTTACGCTATTTGAGCCAGCACAACCTGATGGAGAGCGATATCCATCTGTGCAGCTTTGACGATCACTACCTGTTTGATTGTTTACCGTTGAAGATTGACACCATCGCACAGGATAGTGAACGTCTGGCGGGGAACAGTTTTGACATGATTACGACGTTGATCGAAGAGCGCCCGCTGGAGCAGGATAAGCGTTATCTCCCGCCGGTACACATCCACTGGCGGCACCCTGAATCACGCTAATGGCGGAAGTCGCTCGGGCTTCCTATGCGTTGCGAGCGACGTTCAGATCTACGTATTGCCGACCAAACCCTAACAAACGAAGCCGTTATTCCCGCCAAAGGGGAATAACGGCCAAAGAGCACATCATCATTGAGTCTGTTTATTTAGCCGCTGACTCGGCGCCAACCAGACCGACTTTGAGATATCCGGCTTTGCGCAGCGCATCCATCACTCTCATCATGGTTTCATAGTCCACGCTTTTATCCGCCTGGAAGAAGATGGTGGTTTCTTTATCGCCGCTGGTTGTCGCATCCAATGCCTGGGCCAGCGACTGCTCACTCACCACATCATCGCCGACATACAGTTGTTTATCGGCTTTTACCGTCAGATAGACCGGCTTTTCAGGGCGTGGCTGGGGAGCAGCGGATGAGGCCGGCAGATCAACACGGATATCAACCGTGGCCAGCGGCGCGGCGACCATAAAAATGATCAACAACACCAACATGACGTCAATAAACGGCGTCACGTTAATGTCGTGCATTTCGCCATCTTCACCAACATCATCATTCAAATGCATAGCCATAACTTATCCCACCCGCAATTTCTGCGCCGATGACGTATTTCTTTCATTGTTGCTGGCGGCGACATCCAGGTCGCGGCTCAACAGCAGCAATATCTGCGCGGCGACATCGCCAACCAGAGCTTTATATCCGGCAATCCAGCGGGCAAATACGTTATAAATCACCACGGCGGGGATTGCCGCGACCAGACCAATCGCGGTCGCCAGCAATGCTTCGGCAATGCCTGGCGCGACAACGGCCAGATTAGTGGTCTGCGTTTGCGCGATGCCGATAAAGCTATTCATGATGCCCCATACGGTACCGAATAAGCCGATGAACGGCGCAACCGCCCCTACCGTCGCCAGATACCCATTACCGCGTCCCATTAAGCGGCTGGTCGCGGCGACGCGGCGTTCCAGACGAAACGCCGTACGCTCTTTAATTCCGTCATCATTATCTGAAAGGGCGGACAGCGATAATTCATTCTGTGCATCAGCCAACAGCTGTTGCGCCACGCTGCCCGTCTTAAATGTGCTGGCCGAATCCGCGGCGTCATCCAGATTTTTTGCCTGTTCCAGCAACTGATATTCACGGCGCAGACGGCGCTTGGCGCCCGACAACTCGACGCTTTTACTAAAGAAAATCGCCCAAGTGATAATCGAAGCCAACAGCAGGCCGATCATGACGGCTTTCACCACGATATCCGCGTGCTGGTACATGCCCCAGAAAGAGAGATCCGTTCTCATCAGATTATCCATACCTGGCGCCGCATTGGGTGGTAAAGAAAGCGACGATCCAGGAGCCAATACATCCTGCGCGACCGGCATTGGCGCGGCGGTAGCAGAATCAGCATTAGGGGCTGGGGAATCAGGAGCAGTCGATGTTGCAGGAGCAGAGGAATTAGGGGCCGCCGATGTCGGCGTTGCGGCATCACTGGTATTTTCACTGGATAAAGGCGTTGTTGCGGGCGCAGCCAGCGCATTTCCACTTAGACCCGCCGTCACAAGCAGGATAACCAGCACCCTACGGGAAAATACGCTAAATGCGCCACATTTTTTTTGGGTAATGTTACTGACAGCCGTCTTCACGCTGTGCCTCCACCGTTAAACCATCACAATGACACAATAAATCAGCCTGAAATGATACCAAACCCTGAATTAATTGATAGTCGTTCTCATTATTATTTATGCTCGCCGGGCCTTTCCCTGCGGTATCGCATGATCTGCAACAACATTTGTATCAGAACGCAATTAACAAAAGGTATAAGAGGCCGTCAGATAGAGGACATGAAGGAATAAAAGCTTATATTTCACCAGGCAATAACCCCATTATTCATAGGTTTATACACTAAATAATTCGAGTTGCAGAAAGGCGGCGACGCAGCGACACATTCGTCGGGAACGCATCTGACCCGCTAACGGTTGGCCCATAAATGGGCCGAGTAACAAAGCCAATGCATATGCCGCTCGAAGTATGACGAATCGCCGTATTCCGCTAGCGATGCCGTCAAGAGAGTATTCCCACTACAGTTTTCCGTTATGTGATCAACATTAAGTTATCACACCATTTCCAGAAATATTCGCTAAAGTGATCTGACAGCATCAGAAAGGCGATGATAGATTAAGATAAATAAAAACAAACTCTTATAATTTATTTTCCCCTTACAGTTTGAAATTAGATAAATAAAACAGCATTTCACATCATGTATGGCTTTTGTGATATGAGTCATTTTTAAAAGTTGTATAATAGGTTAGCTTATCCCTGAGAATTAAGAGGGACTTCAGCAAAGGATAATAGCCGATAACGGCAATCCCTCTCGTCTTTCGCTATTAGCTACTCGTCTTTCCGGTTCTAATTTTAATAAAAATAATTAGTTACACCATTAAATACCACTCTACCCATCACTTCTGGAGATAACTCAATGAAGCTGTCAAAAATATTGATCAGCCTTTTTCTGGGTTCTGCCTCACTATTATTTACGAGCCAGACAATACAAGCTCAACAGATAAAAGCCTCAGACGTTCACCCTGAAGGTTACCCCAATGTCGTTGCCGTACAAAAAATGGGGGAAAAACTGAAAGCCGCCACGAATGGAAGACTGGAAATAAAAACGTTTCCCGGCGGAGTGCTCGGCGATGAGAAACAGATGATAGAGCAGGCGCAGCTGGGCGCCATTGATATGATCCGTGTCTCTATGACCCCGGTTGCGGCAATATTGCCAGAGATAGAGGTATTCACACTGCCCTATATTTTCCGCGATGAAGATCATATGCACAAGGTGCTTGACGGCCAAATCGGCGAGGAGATCGGGCACAAAATTACCAATAACAGTAAGTCGAGATTAGTTTTCCTGGGGTGGATGGATGCAGGCACCCGTAACCTGATTACCAAAGAGCCAGTAGTAAAACCGGAAGATCTCAAAGGAATGAAAATCCGCGTACAAGCCAGCCAGGTTGCTCTGGCAACATTAAAAGCCATGGGCGCCAACGCCATCGCCATGGGAACCAGTGAAGTCTTCAGCGGAATGCAAACCGGCGTAATTGACGGTACGGAGAACAACCCGCCGACCTATATTGCGCATAACTATATGCCGGTCGCCAAAAACTTTACCTGGAGCCGCCACTTTATCATTCCGGAGCTGTTTCTTTATTCAAAAACCAAATGGGATAAACTTTCTAAAGAAGATCAAAATATTATTTTAACACTGGCTAAAGAAGCGCAGCGGGAACAGCGCATACTGTGGCAGGAGTATACTCAACAATCCCTGGATAAAATGAAAGCCGGCGGCGTTCAGTTCCA
This window of the Brenneria goodwinii genome carries:
- a CDS encoding substrate-binding domain-containing protein, translating into MKQTKRVTISDIAMLAGVSKSTASVVLNGRSKEFRVSDVTRDRILSIAHEQRYQPSIHARSLRSSRSNTLGLVVPEMTNYGFAVISRDLEMLCREAGLQLLIACTDENPGQEMMAVNSLVQRQVDGIIVASSMLNDIEYQKINQQLPVVQFDRVIGESELPLVITESVESTAELVERVARRHSDEFYFIGGQSRISPTRDRLAGFQLGLQRAGIECRPEWIIHGNYHPSSGYEMFAQLCAELGRPPKALFTAACGLLEGVLRYLSQHNLMESDIHLCSFDDHYLFDCLPLKIDTIAQDSERLAGNSFDMITTLIEERPLEQDKRYLPPVHIHWRHPESR
- the exbD gene encoding TonB system transport protein ExbD, coding for MAMHLNDDVGEDGEMHDINVTPFIDVMLVLLIIFMVAAPLATVDIRVDLPASSAAPQPRPEKPVYLTVKADKQLYVGDDVVSEQSLAQALDATTSGDKETTIFFQADKSVDYETMMRVMDALRKAGYLKVGLVGAESAAK
- the exbB gene encoding tol-pal system-associated acyl-CoA thioesterase, whose amino-acid sequence is MKTAVSNITQKKCGAFSVFSRRVLVILLVTAGLSGNALAAPATTPLSSENTSDAATPTSAAPNSSAPATSTAPDSPAPNADSATAAPMPVAQDVLAPGSSLSLPPNAAPGMDNLMRTDLSFWGMYQHADIVVKAVMIGLLLASIITWAIFFSKSVELSGAKRRLRREYQLLEQAKNLDDAADSASTFKTGSVAQQLLADAQNELSLSALSDNDDGIKERTAFRLERRVAATSRLMGRGNGYLATVGAVAPFIGLFGTVWGIMNSFIGIAQTQTTNLAVVAPGIAEALLATAIGLVAAIPAVVIYNVFARWIAGYKALVGDVAAQILLLLSRDLDVAASNNERNTSSAQKLRVG
- a CDS encoding TRAP transporter substrate-binding protein, with amino-acid sequence MKLSKILISLFLGSASLLFTSQTIQAQQIKASDVHPEGYPNVVAVQKMGEKLKAATNGRLEIKTFPGGVLGDEKQMIEQAQLGAIDMIRVSMTPVAAILPEIEVFTLPYIFRDEDHMHKVLDGQIGEEIGHKITNNSKSRLVFLGWMDAGTRNLITKEPVVKPEDLKGMKIRVQASQVALATLKAMGANAIAMGTSEVFSGMQTGVIDGTENNPPTYIAHNYMPVAKNFTWSRHFIIPELFLYSKTKWDKLSKEDQNIILTLAKEAQREQRILWQEYTQQSLDKMKAGGVQFHEIDNDYYFKATQSVRNQFGAKYQDLIQSIADVK